The following proteins are co-located in the Streptomyces sp. NBC_01198 genome:
- a CDS encoding ABC transporter substrate-binding protein, protein MSGSRSTRSTRLPAVAAVLLCTALAAACSSPSTSSGGAPGDASGSASGTHTVDTAMGPVKVPSHPRRVVVLDTAELDSAITLGVKPVGATSAGTSSGFLDYLPQGQVAGIADVGEIADPNLEAVAALNPDLILSSKVRDGAHYDALSKIAPTVLTESTGAPWKADFQLHAAALGRTAQAAQAVAAYQAHVARVTAALGGSAKAAATTVSMVRFVEGADIRLYGNASYIGTILKDVGLARPSAQDVDRLNVDVSPEQIGTADGDALFYATYGDPKAAKETQVTGSPLWKQLTAVGAGHAHRVDDQLWYQGIGYTAAGKILDELQQDLTAK, encoded by the coding sequence ATGTCAGGTAGCCGCAGCACCCGTTCGACCCGCCTGCCGGCTGTCGCCGCCGTGCTGCTGTGCACGGCTCTGGCGGCGGCGTGCAGTTCACCGTCCACGTCCTCGGGCGGCGCCCCCGGCGACGCGTCCGGCAGCGCCTCGGGCACGCACACCGTGGACACCGCCATGGGTCCGGTGAAGGTGCCAAGCCATCCGCGCCGGGTGGTGGTCCTGGACACCGCGGAGCTGGACTCGGCGATCACCCTCGGAGTCAAGCCGGTCGGTGCGACCAGCGCGGGCACCAGCAGCGGCTTCCTGGACTACCTGCCGCAGGGCCAGGTCGCCGGCATCGCCGACGTCGGCGAGATCGCCGACCCCAACCTGGAGGCGGTCGCCGCGCTCAACCCCGACCTGATCCTCAGCAGCAAGGTCCGGGACGGCGCTCACTACGACGCCCTGTCGAAGATCGCACCGACCGTGCTGACGGAGTCCACCGGGGCGCCCTGGAAGGCCGACTTCCAGCTGCACGCGGCCGCGTTGGGCCGCACCGCGCAGGCCGCGCAGGCGGTCGCCGCGTATCAGGCGCACGTGGCGAGGGTCACCGCCGCGCTCGGCGGCAGCGCGAAGGCGGCGGCGACCACGGTGAGCATGGTGCGCTTCGTGGAGGGCGCGGACATCCGGCTGTACGGCAACGCCAGTTACATCGGCACGATCCTCAAGGACGTGGGCCTGGCCCGGCCTTCGGCCCAGGACGTCGACCGGCTCAACGTCGACGTCAGCCCCGAGCAGATCGGCACGGCGGACGGCGACGCGCTCTTCTACGCCACCTACGGCGATCCGAAGGCCGCCAAGGAGACACAGGTGACGGGGAGTCCGCTGTGGAAGCAGCTCACCGCGGTCGGCGCGGGACACGCCCACCGGGTGGACGACCAGCTCTGGTACCAGGGCATCGGCTACACCGCCGCCGGCAAGATCCTCGACGAGCTGCAGCAGGACCTCACCGCGAAGTGA
- a CDS encoding FecCD family ABC transporter permease — MHLRRRTGWMAAATVALLLAVLLSLAVGSREIPPSQVLDALLHGGTSQNAEVVRSLRVPRTVIGIMVGAALAVAGVVMQGVTRNPIAEPGILGVSQGASLGVVCAIAYAGVGTLSGYVWFAFAGAGAAAVAVYAVAARGRGGASPVKLALAGAAMNAFLTSIVSGVLTTDAQTLDTYRFWQVGSLSGRDTDIIAMIWPFLAVGLLLVLAMARGLDALALGEDIAKGLGQNVAVLRLTGALGATVLTGAAVAAAGPIAFVGLAVPHLARALVGTAHRWVLPMAALLGPVMILVSDVVGRIVFPPSEVPVAVMTALIGVPFLVALVRRRSVVAA, encoded by the coding sequence ATGCACTTGCGCCGCCGCACCGGCTGGATGGCCGCGGCGACGGTGGCACTGCTGCTCGCGGTACTGCTCAGCCTGGCGGTCGGCAGCCGGGAGATACCGCCCTCGCAGGTGCTCGACGCGCTGCTGCACGGCGGCACCAGCCAGAACGCCGAGGTCGTCCGCAGCCTGCGGGTGCCGCGTACGGTGATCGGGATCATGGTCGGCGCCGCGCTGGCGGTGGCCGGGGTGGTCATGCAGGGCGTCACCCGCAACCCGATCGCCGAGCCCGGCATCCTCGGAGTGAGCCAGGGCGCCTCGCTCGGCGTGGTGTGCGCCATCGCCTACGCCGGGGTGGGCACGCTCAGCGGCTACGTCTGGTTCGCCTTCGCAGGCGCCGGAGCCGCGGCCGTCGCCGTCTACGCGGTCGCCGCCCGCGGCAGGGGCGGCGCCTCGCCGGTCAAGCTCGCGCTGGCGGGCGCGGCCATGAACGCGTTCCTGACCTCGATCGTGTCCGGGGTGCTGACCACCGACGCGCAGACGCTGGACACCTACCGCTTCTGGCAGGTGGGTTCGCTGTCCGGCCGGGACACCGACATCATCGCGATGATCTGGCCCTTCCTTGCGGTGGGCCTGCTGCTGGTGCTGGCGATGGCCCGCGGCCTGGACGCGCTCGCGCTCGGCGAGGACATCGCCAAGGGCCTGGGGCAGAACGTGGCGGTGCTGCGGCTGACCGGAGCGCTCGGCGCCACCGTCCTGACCGGCGCCGCGGTCGCCGCCGCGGGCCCGATCGCCTTCGTCGGCCTGGCCGTGCCGCACCTGGCCCGTGCGCTGGTCGGCACCGCACACCGCTGGGTGCTGCCGATGGCGGCGCTGCTTGGCCCGGTGATGATCCTGGTCTCCGACGTCGTCGGCCGGATCGTCTTCCCGCCCTCCGAGGTCCCGGTCGCGGTGATGACGGCGCTCATCGGCGTGCCGTTCCTGGTGGCGCTGGTGCGCCGCAGATCGGTGGTGGCGGCATGA
- a CDS encoding futalosine hydrolase, translating to MRDRRRRVLVLTAVGAERDAVAAGLAAAGEAAGGTEVSVAGVGPAAAAAGAMYALTWAAEGGERPALVVSAGIGGGFAPMAPVGSLAVARTIVAADLGAQTGEGFVPVADLGFGRSEHHPPARLSRAVADALGAAYGPVLTVSTVTGTAARAAELAGRHPGAVAEAMEGFGVAEAAALLGVPVLEIRAVSNPVGPRDRAAWRIGEALAALTSAFGKLPGVWEVEAAHDDT from the coding sequence GTGCGCGACCGCCGCAGGCGCGTGCTGGTGCTGACCGCGGTCGGCGCCGAGCGGGACGCTGTCGCAGCGGGTCTGGCGGCCGCGGGCGAGGCCGCCGGCGGCACCGAGGTGAGCGTGGCGGGCGTCGGCCCGGCAGCCGCGGCGGCCGGCGCGATGTACGCGCTGACGTGGGCGGCGGAGGGCGGCGAACGGCCCGCTCTGGTGGTCTCGGCGGGCATCGGCGGCGGTTTCGCGCCCATGGCGCCGGTGGGCTCGCTCGCCGTGGCGCGGACGATCGTGGCCGCCGACCTCGGCGCGCAGACCGGCGAGGGCTTCGTCCCGGTCGCCGACCTCGGTTTCGGCCGCTCCGAGCACCACCCGCCCGCGCGGCTGAGCCGTGCGGTGGCCGACGCCCTCGGCGCCGCCTACGGGCCGGTGCTGACGGTCTCCACGGTGACCGGGACCGCGGCCCGCGCCGCGGAGCTGGCGGGCCGTCATCCGGGGGCCGTGGCCGAGGCGATGGAGGGCTTCGGGGTGGCGGAGGCGGCGGCGCTGCTCGGCGTGCCGGTGCTGGAGATCCGCGCGGTGTCCAACCCCGTCGGCCCCCGGGACCGCGCGGCCTGGCGGATCGGCGAGGCGCTGGCGGCGCTGACGTCGGCGTTCGGGAAGCTCCCGGGCGTCTGGGAGGTTGAGGCAGCACATGACGACACCTAG
- a CDS encoding HAD family hydrolase gives MDAVTNDFSSVPPTLTVGFDLDMTLIDSRPGIKAVYGRLAAETGVFIDSGLAVTRLGPPLDDELVNWFPRERVPEMAERYRTLYPDHAILPTPAMPGAPEAVAAVRAAGGRPVVVTAKYGPNAELHLAHVGIEAELRGWLWAEAKAEALVEWGATVYVGDHTGDVRGAHKAGALSVGVATGPCSAAELRAAGADVVLADLREFPGWLAAHTSAAA, from the coding sequence ATGGATGCTGTGACCAACGACTTCTCCTCCGTTCCGCCGACCCTGACGGTCGGCTTCGACCTCGACATGACCCTGATCGACTCCCGGCCCGGGATCAAGGCCGTGTACGGCCGGCTCGCGGCGGAGACGGGCGTCTTCATCGACTCCGGTCTGGCCGTCACCCGGCTCGGCCCGCCGCTGGACGACGAGTTGGTCAACTGGTTCCCCCGCGAGCGCGTCCCGGAGATGGCGGAGCGCTACCGCACGCTCTACCCCGACCACGCCATCCTTCCGACGCCCGCGATGCCGGGCGCCCCCGAGGCGGTGGCGGCCGTCCGGGCGGCGGGCGGGCGTCCGGTGGTCGTCACCGCGAAATACGGTCCCAACGCCGAGCTGCACCTCGCCCATGTCGGCATCGAGGCGGAGCTGCGCGGCTGGCTCTGGGCGGAAGCCAAGGCCGAGGCGCTGGTCGAGTGGGGTGCGACCGTCTACGTCGGCGATCACACCGGTGATGTCAGGGGAGCCCACAAGGCGGGCGCCCTGTCGGTGGGGGTGGCCACCGGGCCGTGCAGCGCGGCGGAGCTGCGGGCGGCGGGGGCCGATGTCGTACTTGCCGACCTCAGAGAATTTCCCGGCTGGCTCGCTGCTCACACCTCGGCAGCCGCCTGA
- a CDS encoding FecCD family ABC transporter permease, with translation MTATRTAAGAPERVRPAGYAVVRPGGRGSFLVHRRSLAVTCVLAVLLAAVCVAYLCVGESFVAPGEVVKVVFGQPSPDQLVVGELREPRLALGLLVGAAFGVSGALIQTVARNPLASPDVIGVTHGAGAVTVAAMTYGVTSYSALPYLSITGGLGAAALVYVFAWRRGLHAARFVLIGIGFSVALSSVTQLFLTKGDYLVAQQAKVWLTGSLNGRGYAEARPLANFVLLAVPCALWAARAQRTVSFDDDTATALGIRLGRIRFGLVALGVVLASVATGAAGPVDFVALLAPQIARRLTRTAQIPLLASALTGALVVVVADLLARKLFSPTELPVGVMTAAVGAPYLMWLIVRSRSRSGEPS, from the coding sequence ATGACCGCGACACGTACGGCCGCCGGGGCGCCGGAGCGCGTACGGCCCGCGGGCTACGCCGTCGTACGCCCCGGTGGGCGCGGGTCCTTCCTGGTACACCGGCGCTCGCTGGCCGTCACCTGCGTGCTGGCCGTGCTGCTGGCGGCGGTCTGCGTGGCGTATCTGTGCGTCGGGGAGTCCTTCGTGGCGCCCGGCGAGGTGGTGAAGGTGGTCTTCGGGCAGCCGAGCCCGGACCAGCTGGTGGTCGGCGAGCTGCGCGAACCGCGGCTCGCGCTCGGGCTGCTGGTCGGCGCCGCCTTCGGCGTGTCGGGCGCGCTGATCCAGACGGTCGCCCGCAATCCGCTGGCCAGCCCGGACGTGATCGGCGTGACCCATGGCGCGGGCGCGGTGACGGTGGCCGCGATGACCTACGGCGTGACCTCGTACAGCGCGCTGCCGTACCTCTCGATCACCGGCGGGCTCGGCGCGGCGGCCCTGGTCTACGTCTTCGCCTGGCGGCGCGGGCTGCACGCGGCCCGCTTCGTGCTGATCGGGATCGGCTTCTCGGTGGCGCTGTCGTCGGTGACGCAGCTCTTCTTGACCAAGGGCGACTACCTGGTCGCCCAGCAGGCCAAGGTCTGGCTGACCGGTTCGCTCAACGGCCGCGGCTACGCCGAGGCGCGGCCGCTGGCCAACTTCGTCCTGCTCGCGGTGCCGTGCGCGCTGTGGGCGGCGCGGGCGCAGCGCACGGTGTCCTTCGACGACGACACCGCGACCGCGCTGGGCATCAGGCTGGGCCGGATCAGATTCGGCCTGGTGGCGCTCGGCGTCGTCCTGGCGTCGGTCGCCACCGGGGCGGCCGGGCCGGTGGACTTCGTGGCGCTGCTCGCCCCGCAGATCGCCCGCCGGCTGACCAGGACCGCGCAGATCCCGCTGCTGGCCTCGGCGCTGACCGGCGCGCTGGTCGTGGTGGTCGCCGACCTGCTGGCCCGCAAGCTGTTCTCGCCGACCGAGCTGCCGGTCGGCGTGATGACCGCCGCCGTCGGCGCGCCCTACCTGATGTGGCTGATCGTCCGCAGCCGCAGCCGTTCCGGAGAGCCGTCATGA
- a CDS encoding cold-shock protein — protein sequence MPTGKVKWFNSEKGFGFLSRDDGGDVFVHSSVLPDGVAALKPGQRVEFGVVAGQRGDQALSVTLLDPAPSVAAAQRRKPDELLPIVQDLTTLLEDVARSLQRGRYPDKAHGHKIASVLRVVADQLDV from the coding sequence GTGCCTACCGGCAAGGTCAAGTGGTTCAACAGTGAGAAGGGCTTCGGCTTTCTCTCCCGCGACGACGGCGGCGATGTCTTCGTGCACTCCTCTGTGCTGCCCGACGGGGTCGCCGCGCTCAAGCCCGGCCAGCGCGTGGAATTCGGGGTCGTCGCGGGCCAGCGCGGTGATCAGGCGCTCTCTGTGACCCTGCTGGACCCCGCACCCTCGGTCGCCGCGGCCCAGCGGCGCAAGCCGGACGAGCTGCTGCCCATCGTCCAGGACCTCACCACGCTGCTCGAGGACGTCGCCAGGTCGCTGCAGCGCGGCCGGTATCCCGACAAGGCCCACGGCCACAAGATCGCGTCCGTGCTGAGGGTGGTCGCCGACCAGCTCGACGTTTAG
- a CDS encoding ABC transporter ATP-binding protein, whose translation MTTPESTPARPVPAQQAAPAPRLAPSAGNRLAARDLTLAYEDRVVVDGLDLEIPDGRVTVIVGPNACGKSTLLRALGRLLKPRHGSVLLDGAELARVPTRQIARTLGLLPQSPVPPEGITVADLVSRGRQPHQKWWQQWSESDERLVAEAMERTATSDLAGRLVDELSGGQRQRAWIAMALAQDTDLLLLDEPTTFLDIAHQVEVLDLVRRLNRERGRTVVAVLHDLNQAARYADHLIAMKAGRIVAEGAPGEVVTAELVREVFGLASVVVPDPVTGSPLVVPGAPWQLPDDGAAQGVTATPHP comes from the coding sequence ATGACGACCCCAGAGTCCACGCCCGCGCGGCCCGTTCCCGCCCAGCAGGCCGCGCCCGCACCCCGGCTCGCGCCCTCGGCGGGCAACCGGCTCGCCGCCCGTGACCTCACCCTCGCCTACGAGGACCGGGTCGTGGTCGACGGGCTCGACCTGGAGATCCCCGACGGGCGGGTCACCGTCATCGTCGGCCCCAACGCCTGCGGCAAGTCCACCCTGCTGCGCGCCCTCGGCCGGCTGCTCAAGCCCCGGCACGGCTCCGTGCTGCTGGACGGCGCCGAGCTGGCCCGGGTCCCGACCCGGCAGATCGCCAGGACCCTGGGCCTGCTGCCGCAGTCGCCGGTGCCGCCGGAGGGCATCACGGTCGCCGACCTGGTCTCCCGCGGCCGCCAGCCGCACCAGAAGTGGTGGCAGCAGTGGTCGGAGTCCGACGAGCGGCTGGTCGCCGAAGCCATGGAGCGTACGGCGACGAGCGACCTGGCCGGCCGACTGGTGGACGAGCTGTCCGGCGGCCAGCGGCAGCGGGCGTGGATCGCGATGGCGCTGGCCCAGGACACCGACCTGCTGCTGCTCGACGAGCCGACGACCTTCCTCGACATCGCCCACCAGGTCGAGGTGCTCGATCTCGTACGCCGCCTCAACCGCGAGCGCGGGCGGACCGTCGTCGCGGTGCTGCACGACCTCAACCAGGCCGCCCGTTACGCCGACCACCTCATCGCGATGAAGGCCGGGCGGATCGTCGCCGAGGGCGCGCCCGGCGAGGTCGTCACCGCGGAGCTGGTCCGCGAGGTGTTCGGCCTGGCGTCGGTGGTCGTGCCCGACCCGGTGACCGGCAGCCCGCTGGTGGTCCCCGGCGCCCCCTGGCAACTCCCCGACGACGGCGCAGCGCAGGGCGTCACCGCAACTCCGCATCCCTGA
- a CDS encoding 1,4-dihydroxy-6-naphthoate synthase, translating into MTTPSRDTSEGAGPDPLRIAYSPCPNDTFVFHAWAHGLVPEAPPLEVTFADIDITNGMAERGELDVLKVSYAVLPWVLDDWALLPCGGALGRGCGPLVLTREPGTDLAGRTVAVPSERSTAYLLFRLWAAAEVQGGVGEIVVMPFHEIMPAVRDGRVDAGLVIHEARFTYQNYGLHKLADMGEHWEATTGLPIPLGAIIARRSLGKERLHALADAARTSVRMAWDDPAASRDYVLAHSQEMDPPVADQHIGLYVNEFTADLGTDGYAAVRGLLTRAAAEGLVPALSADALAF; encoded by the coding sequence ATGACGACACCTAGCCGCGACACCAGCGAGGGCGCCGGGCCCGACCCGCTGCGGATCGCGTACTCCCCCTGTCCCAACGACACCTTCGTCTTCCACGCGTGGGCGCACGGCCTGGTGCCGGAGGCGCCGCCACTTGAGGTGACCTTCGCCGACATCGACATCACCAACGGGATGGCGGAGCGCGGCGAACTCGACGTCCTGAAGGTGTCCTACGCGGTGCTGCCGTGGGTGCTCGACGACTGGGCGCTGCTGCCGTGCGGCGGGGCGCTGGGGCGCGGCTGCGGGCCGCTGGTGCTGACCCGCGAGCCGGGCACGGACCTGGCGGGGCGGACGGTCGCGGTGCCCAGCGAGCGCTCGACGGCGTATCTGCTCTTCCGGCTGTGGGCGGCGGCCGAGGTCCAGGGCGGCGTCGGGGAGATCGTGGTGATGCCCTTCCACGAGATCATGCCCGCGGTGCGCGACGGCCGGGTGGACGCGGGCCTGGTGATCCACGAGGCGCGCTTCACCTACCAGAACTACGGGCTGCACAAGCTCGCGGACATGGGCGAGCACTGGGAGGCGACCACCGGCCTGCCCATCCCGCTCGGCGCGATCATCGCCCGCCGGTCGCTGGGCAAGGAGCGGCTGCACGCCCTCGCCGACGCGGCCCGCACCTCGGTGCGCATGGCGTGGGACGACCCGGCGGCCTCCCGCGACTATGTGCTGGCGCATTCCCAGGAGATGGATCCGCCGGTCGCCGACCAGCACATCGGCCTGTATGTGAACGAATTCACGGCCGACCTCGGCACGGACGGATACGCCGCCGTACGGGGGCTGCTCACTCGGGCGGCCGCCGAAGGCCTGGTGCCCGCGCTGAGCGCGGACGCGCTGGCTTTCTGA